A single window of Paenibacillus sp. FSL H8-0537 DNA harbors:
- a CDS encoding metallophosphoesterase, translating to MRKPLKRVGIFLAAAAAIVIFLYFQNNALTVSSFQLSSSKLPQGLKDFTIVQLSDVHGKRFGDNQTRLVRKVEKQQPNLIVVTGDLIDSRRGGEAESLELMAEIVKLAPVYYVTGNHEYAYARYPELEKKLLELGVHVLRNEAASIPVLNRNGTGDGTVAGAGEIRLLGIDDPKFSAYGGHDAEAAEQNIQTAIEDFDNIAGKENTGASTKAEAGKQSDDGLYTILLSHRPELFDVYVRAGMDLTFSGHAHGGQVRLPFIGGLIAPGQGVLPVYDAGQYVNGVAFMLVSRGLGNSVVPQRLFNRPNIVVVKLSEHIP from the coding sequence ATGCGCAAGCCGTTAAAAAGAGTAGGGATATTCCTAGCTGCAGCAGCTGCTATCGTCATTTTTCTTTATTTTCAAAATAATGCTTTGACGGTGTCGTCATTTCAGCTTTCATCGTCCAAGCTGCCGCAGGGGCTGAAAGATTTTACGATTGTGCAGCTGTCCGATGTGCATGGCAAAAGATTTGGCGATAATCAGACGCGGCTCGTTCGCAAGGTGGAAAAACAGCAGCCAAACCTTATCGTCGTTACAGGCGATTTAATTGATAGCAGGCGTGGAGGCGAGGCGGAAAGCCTTGAGCTAATGGCAGAAATCGTGAAGCTGGCCCCTGTTTATTATGTGACGGGCAATCATGAATATGCTTACGCGCGTTACCCGGAGCTGGAGAAAAAGCTGCTGGAGCTGGGCGTTCATGTCCTGCGGAATGAAGCGGCAAGCATACCCGTGCTAAATAGGAATGGAACTGGTGATGGGACAGTGGCTGGAGCTGGGGAAATCCGATTGCTAGGAATCGACGATCCCAAATTTTCAGCGTATGGCGGACATGATGCGGAGGCGGCGGAGCAAAATATTCAAACAGCTATTGAAGACTTTGACAACATAGCCGGGAAAGAGAATACGGGTGCCTCTACAAAAGCGGAGGCGGGAAAGCAATCCGATGATGGGCTTTACACGATACTGCTCTCCCATCGTCCCGAACTGTTTGACGTCTATGTTCGTGCTGGAATGGATCTGACCTTCTCGGGACATGCCCATGGCGGGCAAGTCAGACTGCCGTTTATTGGCGGGCTCATCGCTCCGGGACAGGGGGTTCTGCCCGTGTACGATGCAGGCCAATATGTAAACGGGGTCGCGTTTATGCTGGTCAGCAGAGGACTTGGCAACAGCGTCGTTCCCCAGCGCTTATTCAATCGCCCGAATATTGTAGTTGTGAAGCTGTCAGAACATATTCCATAA
- a CDS encoding protein tyrosine phosphatase, translating to MSKLLFICSRNKWRSLTAETVLNGVDGHEVLSAGTEPQARVRVTEGHIGWADVIFVMEKKHLRRMQEKFPHALSEKRVICLHIPDEYEYMNADLIQLLQAAVIEYMPI from the coding sequence ATGAGCAAGCTATTATTTATTTGCAGCCGGAACAAATGGCGCAGCTTGACGGCTGAAACGGTGCTGAACGGTGTTGATGGACATGAGGTGCTTTCTGCCGGAACGGAGCCGCAGGCTAGAGTGCGAGTGACCGAAGGCCACATCGGCTGGGCTGATGTTATTTTTGTCATGGAGAAAAAGCATTTGCGCCGTATGCAGGAGAAGTTTCCACATGCGTTAAGCGAGAAGCGGGTCATTTGCCTCCACATTCCCGATGAATACGAATATATGAATGCAGACCTTATACAACTGCTGCAAGCTGCCGTTATAGAATATATGCCTATTTAA
- a CDS encoding LacI family DNA-binding transcriptional regulator: MPKIDDVAKKAGVSVTTVSRILNNRGYISSTTRERVYQVMEELNYQPNELARSLFRKKSNLIGLIIPEIAHPFFSELTQYIEYYAFQNGYKLLLCNSQNDRTKEKQYIDMLKKNQVDGIIMGSMLLETDDYLQLKLPLVSFDRSISEHVPLVTSDNKTGGGLVAKLLLDKGCRKLAFIYGGIKGYNRDLLNNKSIFSGLRYEGFSAECKERNIEILNFYLEINDYTDIDNGVEQLIRFLQENKDVDGIFATSDVIAAYVIQACLKLNKKIPDDIKIIGYDDVVLASLIMPRVTSVKQPIEEMAKQSVEIIIQKINGETVKKDYMLGVSLVERGTT; encoded by the coding sequence ATGCCTAAAATAGATGATGTGGCTAAAAAAGCGGGTGTTTCAGTCACTACTGTGTCTCGCATTCTTAATAATCGAGGTTACATAAGCAGTACTACACGCGAAAGAGTCTACCAGGTTATGGAGGAGCTGAACTATCAACCGAATGAACTTGCGCGGTCATTGTTCAGGAAAAAGTCGAATTTGATTGGGCTTATTATTCCAGAGATTGCTCACCCATTTTTCAGTGAATTAACGCAATATATTGAATATTATGCATTTCAAAATGGTTACAAATTATTATTGTGCAACTCGCAAAATGATCGGACAAAAGAAAAACAATATATTGATATGTTGAAAAAAAATCAAGTGGATGGCATCATCATGGGGAGTATGCTGTTAGAGACGGATGATTATTTGCAATTGAAATTGCCTTTAGTATCATTTGACAGAAGTATTTCTGAGCATGTTCCTTTGGTGACCTCTGACAATAAGACTGGCGGGGGACTGGTGGCAAAATTATTGCTTGATAAGGGATGCCGAAAGCTGGCATTTATATATGGAGGCATAAAAGGCTACAATCGTGACTTATTAAATAATAAAAGCATATTTTCAGGACTTAGATATGAAGGATTTTCAGCTGAGTGCAAGGAAAGAAACATCGAGATTTTGAACTTTTACTTGGAAATCAATGATTATACGGATATCGATAATGGTGTAGAACAACTTATTCGTTTTTTGCAAGAAAATAAGGATGTTGATGGCATATTTGCAACAAGTGATGTCATTGCCGCCTATGTCATTCAAGCGTGTTTAAAGCTTAACAAGAAAATTCCTGACGATATCAAGATTATTGGTTATGATGACGTGGTTCTAGCCTCCTTAATTATGCCTAGAGTAACAAGTGTGAAGCAACCGATTGAGGAAATGGCCAAACAATCGGTAGAAATCATTATTCAGAAAATTAACGGTGAGACGGTGAAGAAAGATTATATGCTGGGGGTCTCTTTAGTAGAAAGAGGGACGACCTAG
- a CDS encoding alpha/beta hydrolase has product MNFKSRVLPELRATLEQLPPLDLPNDLQLFRSFPLQEAEKSPHVATRNQMIAGPSSNLLLKIYEPVNRLETALPALLWIHGGGYVLGHPDSDDALCERFVVDTHCVVVSVDYRLAPEHPYPAAIDDCYAALKWMAATSELNIDLTRIAVAGASAGGGLTAALSLMARDQGGPAISFQMPLYPMIDDRNATASSHEITTNRSVWNRDNNRAAWGLYLGEHASGTIPPYAAPSRAESYEGLPPTYTCVGQLDPFRDETIEYVARLAQAGVEVEFQMYPGCFHAFELAAPQAEVSRRASKGYVEALNRALNPQKMRG; this is encoded by the coding sequence ATGAATTTCAAAAGCAGAGTATTACCAGAGCTACGAGCAACGTTAGAGCAGCTTCCACCATTAGACTTGCCAAATGATTTGCAGCTTTTTCGAAGCTTCCCATTACAAGAGGCAGAGAAGTCTCCTCATGTGGCAACGAGAAACCAAATGATTGCTGGCCCTTCCTCAAATTTGCTGCTAAAGATTTATGAACCTGTCAACAGACTCGAAACAGCCTTGCCTGCATTATTATGGATTCATGGCGGGGGGTATGTTCTTGGGCATCCTGACTCAGATGATGCTTTGTGCGAAAGATTTGTTGTGGACACCCATTGTGTCGTCGTTTCCGTTGATTATCGTCTTGCTCCTGAGCACCCTTATCCTGCGGCGATAGACGACTGCTATGCCGCACTAAAGTGGATGGCTGCTACAAGTGAATTAAACATAGATTTAACAAGAATAGCCGTCGCTGGGGCTAGTGCGGGCGGTGGTTTAACGGCGGCCCTTTCTTTAATGGCTCGTGATCAAGGTGGACCTGCTATCTCTTTTCAAATGCCCTTGTATCCGATGATTGATGATCGTAATGCAACGGCCTCCAGTCATGAAATTACCACAAACCGTTCGGTTTGGAATCGTGATAATAATAGGGCAGCTTGGGGCTTGTATTTAGGAGAACATGCTTCCGGCACCATTCCCCCCTATGCAGCTCCTTCCCGCGCAGAAAGCTATGAAGGACTGCCGCCTACGTATACATGTGTTGGACAATTAGATCCTTTCCGGGATGAAACTATTGAATATGTGGCACGGTTGGCTCAAGCTGGTGTAGAAGTAGAGTTTCAAATGTATCCCGGCTGCTTCCACGCTTTCGAATTAGCTGCACCGCAAGCGGAAGTCAGTAGGCGTGCGAGTAAAGGCTACGTAGAAGCTTTAAATAGAGCATTAAATCCGCAGAAAATGCGAGGTTGA
- a CDS encoding methyl-accepting chemotaxis protein: MIGFFRKRLVARIVAVVTLVIVIISAGSVLLQLANMKSAAQKAISSYNIQIAQSYVNQLDTATYAEFAKEPKENDLFLTIRDELDDFRVRIGAMYVYFVKIDDKGTPLIMVDGMKDIDKASPINEVTDMPSEAVQALLQGKTASSQIIDNEEYGKYISSYAPIADSNGALIGVIGIDTAVSVIGDIESDIIKSSIPFYALLLFITIAGIAIVSRFVVKGLRPLKALKASVDKMAHGELAQANQILTAYHLRSEDEIGSTFKAMIHMSGNLNKIISDMVAGVAATTDILVDSTEQFSRNAEEMLVMSKTVDHSVQHIRQGAHTQKQGAGDSANAMVEIAKGITSVSESSTAVSDAATSALATAQSGKQSMTEMKNQMKNISVVAGDVAAMVEVLSGYSQEIGGALQAVRDFATQTKLLALNASIEAAHAGEHGKGFAVVADEVRKLAEASSLSVQMISDLLLGIQQESQQIGTKMGVTAQEIGQGVVITAEAEQAFTHVVDAFRIVTQRIQEVSASAEEMTAGSEEAAASVHAIAHIASGVSERSDEIYRLTSEQSVMFQKVAQTSNLLRQQTHEMSEAVKKVNV, translated from the coding sequence ATGATCGGATTTTTCAGGAAACGTTTAGTGGCGCGCATTGTTGCGGTAGTTACGCTAGTCATTGTTATTATTTCTGCCGGCAGCGTATTGCTGCAGTTGGCAAACATGAAGTCAGCTGCACAGAAGGCCATTTCCAGCTATAACATCCAGATTGCCCAAAGCTACGTCAACCAGCTGGATACAGCTACTTATGCTGAGTTTGCCAAAGAGCCGAAGGAAAATGATTTGTTTTTGACCATACGTGATGAGCTCGATGATTTTCGGGTGCGCATTGGCGCCATGTATGTGTATTTCGTGAAAATTGATGACAAGGGCACGCCGCTTATTATGGTAGACGGCATGAAGGATATCGATAAGGCATCTCCGATTAATGAAGTGACGGATATGCCTAGTGAAGCAGTCCAGGCGCTGCTGCAAGGGAAAACGGCGAGCTCACAAATTATTGATAATGAGGAATACGGAAAATACATTTCCTCGTATGCTCCAATTGCCGACAGCAATGGTGCTTTAATTGGTGTCATCGGCATTGATACGGCTGTATCAGTTATAGGCGATATTGAATCGGATATTATTAAGTCGAGCATTCCCTTCTATGCGCTGCTGCTGTTTATTACGATTGCGGGCATAGCGATCGTATCGCGCTTCGTCGTGAAGGGACTCAGACCGCTCAAAGCATTGAAGGCCAGTGTCGATAAAATGGCGCATGGCGAGCTGGCGCAGGCCAATCAGATTTTGACGGCGTATCATCTCAGAAGCGAGGATGAAATCGGCAGCACGTTTAAAGCGATGATTCATATGTCTGGCAATTTGAATAAAATCATTAGCGATATGGTTGCAGGTGTGGCGGCAACGACGGATATATTAGTAGATTCGACGGAGCAATTCAGCCGCAATGCGGAGGAAATGCTCGTCATGAGCAAGACGGTTGATCATTCCGTACAGCATATTCGGCAGGGTGCGCATACGCAGAAGCAAGGCGCAGGCGACAGCGCGAATGCGATGGTGGAAATTGCTAAAGGAATTACCAGCGTATCCGAGTCTTCTACTGCAGTTTCAGATGCGGCAACAAGCGCTTTGGCTACAGCTCAATCCGGTAAGCAAAGCATGACAGAGATGAAAAACCAGATGAAGAACATTTCCGTAGTAGCCGGAGATGTCGCTGCGATGGTGGAAGTGCTGAGCGGCTACTCACAGGAAATTGGCGGGGCGCTGCAAGCGGTTCGGGATTTTGCCACCCAGACGAAGCTGCTGGCGCTGAATGCCTCGATTGAAGCGGCCCATGCAGGCGAGCATGGCAAAGGCTTCGCTGTTGTGGCCGATGAAGTGCGCAAGCTGGCGGAAGCTTCAAGCCTATCGGTGCAGATGATATCGGATCTGCTGCTCGGCATCCAGCAGGAGTCCCAGCAAATCGGTACGAAGATGGGCGTTACCGCGCAAGAAATTGGCCAAGGCGTAGTCATTACGGCGGAAGCGGAGCAGGCTTTTACCCATGTGGTGGATGCCTTCCGCATCGTGACGCAGCGCATTCAAGAAGTATCGGCATCGGCTGAGGAGATGACAGCAGGTTCTGAGGAAGCTGCGGCGTCCGTCCATGCGATTGCGCATATTGCATCAGGCGTTTCGGAACGCTCCGATGAGATTTACCGTTTGACCAGCGAGCAGTCGGTCATGTTCCAGAAGGTGGCTCAAACGTCGAATCTGCTTCGGCAGCAGACACATGAGATGAGCGAAGCCGTAAAGAAGGTTAACGTATAA
- a CDS encoding LacI family DNA-binding transcriptional regulator has protein sequence MSTIKDIAEKVGVSVTSVSRVLNNRGYISGKLKKRVQEAMDELNYQPNQVARSLILKKSNIIGLIIPDVSHPFFGEVTNHIEYYADKNGYKILLCNSQLNMVKEKEYINMLKASQVDGIIMGSHTMDIKEYTSIKLPMVTLDRQIADTIPYISSDNYKGGELATNLLIKKGCKKIAHISGNLHLNLLAKLRHDAFKKVITNKGIEHIVLQTDLNGFDYDEYDQLVTKMFLENPDIDGVFASSDIIAAQVLKECHRLGKSVPQDVKIIGYDGIQLGKLITPAITTIKQPTKEIGKMAVRLIMGQIQGEAVSQENILPIELIERETT, from the coding sequence ATGTCGACGATTAAAGATATCGCGGAGAAAGTAGGGGTGAGCGTCACTTCTGTTTCTAGAGTACTGAACAATAGAGGATATATCAGCGGAAAGCTTAAGAAAAGAGTGCAGGAAGCAATGGATGAGTTGAACTATCAACCCAATCAAGTTGCCCGATCCTTGATTCTGAAGAAATCCAATATTATCGGTCTTATTATTCCAGACGTCTCACACCCGTTCTTCGGGGAAGTGACCAATCATATCGAATATTATGCTGACAAGAACGGATACAAAATATTGCTCTGTAATTCGCAATTAAACATGGTCAAAGAAAAAGAGTACATTAATATGCTGAAGGCCAGCCAGGTAGATGGAATTATTATGGGCAGCCATACGATGGACATAAAAGAATACACTTCCATCAAGCTGCCAATGGTGACCTTGGATCGTCAAATCGCGGATACGATTCCCTATATTTCATCCGATAATTATAAGGGTGGAGAGCTGGCTACAAATTTGCTGATAAAAAAGGGCTGCAAAAAAATTGCACACATCAGCGGAAATCTTCATCTTAATTTACTGGCAAAATTGAGACATGATGCGTTTAAGAAAGTGATTACAAACAAGGGCATTGAGCATATCGTTTTACAAACCGATTTGAATGGCTTTGATTATGATGAATATGATCAGCTGGTCACCAAAATGTTTTTAGAAAATCCAGATATAGACGGGGTATTCGCTAGCAGTGACATCATCGCTGCTCAGGTATTGAAAGAATGCCATCGACTAGGCAAGTCCGTTCCTCAGGATGTGAAAATTATAGGGTACGATGGTATTCAATTAGGAAAACTTATAACTCCCGCTATTACAACGATTAAACAGCCAACCAAGGAAATTGGCAAAATGGCTGTGAGACTCATCATGGGTCAGATTCAAGGCGAAGCTGTATCACAGGAAAATATATTGCCAATTGAATTGATTGAGAGAGAAACAACCTAA
- a CDS encoding ABC transporter substrate-binding protein, producing the protein MKRSKVIILGVCLALVFSILAACSKNNSTSNDPEASSGSNSSQSSKEVKLTFFNTSAEINTVFENLFKVYKQEHPNVTIELIPTAIGGEQLQKFQSLLASGKPATIANLDAGTIHQYKDKFLDLESEKAKYENLALPGAIDGALLDGKFIGVPYTAQGYGLLYNKRIIDEVIGSSFDPSTIKTRSDLEALFKKIEAAGKAPVIIHGADWSLGAHYQGLAYSLQSNNVEENRKFVEELKQGTVDLSTNTAFNGLMDTFDLLKKYNARKNDPLVADYNKDSADFAKGEAAFYFMGDWSWAVIGPLEGRDKDFGILPVPISDNAADFGNSQVAYTEPKLFAIDNSGSTPEQQEAAKAFIEWMITSEASQKAIIGEAGLAMPYKDRKVESSNPMSSAISKYVAEGKTVNIGVINYFPSDWWSKTGASMQKYLVDKIDRAGLTKEVQDYWKSTAGK; encoded by the coding sequence ATGAAAAGATCCAAGGTAATAATTTTAGGTGTTTGTTTGGCGTTAGTGTTTTCGATATTAGCAGCATGTTCAAAAAATAACAGCACCAGTAATGATCCAGAAGCATCCAGTGGGTCAAACTCATCCCAGTCGTCTAAGGAAGTGAAGCTCACTTTTTTTAACACCTCGGCTGAAATAAATACGGTTTTTGAAAATCTTTTTAAAGTCTACAAGCAGGAGCATCCAAATGTAACCATAGAACTGATCCCCACAGCAATTGGTGGAGAGCAGCTTCAAAAATTTCAATCCCTTTTAGCATCCGGCAAGCCGGCAACGATCGCTAACCTTGATGCGGGAACGATTCATCAATATAAAGATAAATTCCTTGATCTGGAGTCGGAGAAAGCAAAGTATGAAAATCTTGCTCTGCCAGGTGCTATAGATGGCGCATTGCTTGACGGCAAATTCATCGGCGTACCTTACACAGCTCAAGGCTATGGCTTGCTGTACAACAAACGTATAATCGATGAAGTAATCGGCAGCTCTTTCGATCCGTCAACGATTAAAACAAGAAGTGATCTTGAGGCGTTATTCAAGAAAATTGAGGCTGCCGGTAAAGCTCCGGTCATCATCCACGGTGCAGATTGGTCCTTAGGTGCTCACTATCAAGGATTGGCATACTCCTTGCAATCCAATAATGTGGAGGAAAACCGTAAATTTGTAGAAGAGCTTAAACAAGGCACTGTCGATTTGTCGACGAATACAGCATTCAACGGTTTGATGGATACATTCGACCTGTTGAAAAAATACAATGCAAGGAAAAATGATCCGCTAGTTGCTGACTACAATAAAGATAGTGCTGATTTTGCGAAGGGCGAAGCAGCCTTTTATTTCATGGGAGATTGGTCATGGGCCGTTATTGGACCTCTTGAAGGACGTGATAAAGATTTCGGCATACTTCCCGTTCCTATCAGCGATAATGCTGCTGATTTTGGAAATTCGCAAGTGGCTTACACGGAGCCTAAATTGTTTGCCATTGATAATTCGGGTTCAACACCAGAGCAGCAGGAAGCGGCTAAAGCTTTTATTGAATGGATGATTACAAGCGAAGCGAGCCAAAAAGCAATTATCGGTGAAGCCGGTCTTGCTATGCCGTATAAAGATCGTAAGGTGGAAAGCTCAAACCCGATGTCTAGTGCGATTTCGAAATATGTGGCTGAAGGTAAAACGGTTAATATCGGGGTTATCAACTATTTCCCTTCGGATTGGTGGTCGAAAACCGGAGCTTCTATGCAAAAGTATTTAGTGGATAAAATCGATCGGGCAGGACTCACAAAAGAAGTGCAGGATTATTGGAAATCAACCGCTGGGAAATAA